A stretch of DNA from Gottschalkia acidurici 9a:
ACATAATTATATTAAATTAAACCTTGTTTTATACCCTTTTTAGTAACCATTGAGGCTTTAATGAGTAATATATTATTGTACCAGTTTTTTTAAGGGGGGATTTAAGTGTATAAAGATGATTGTAAAAAGAAACCAAGATATATTTCACCCGATTGTTTAAAACCTAACTCTAGGTATAAATTGGCTCATGCTTATGTTCCTTTTCAGACTATGGATAAGGTCTATTGTCCAGAAGACGCTCTTAAAAGAGGAACTCTGTTTCCTGAGTTACACTTACCTTATTATATTAGACAAGACGGTAAAAAATGTTAGTTAGGAGGTAATGTTTATGAATCGTGAAAGAAAAGCTTTGTTGATGCAAATAATGGAGATAGATTTTTCTTTACTTGAAACTAGCTTATATCTAGCTACTCATCCTGATGATGAGCATGCTCTAAGACTTCATAATACTTTAGCAAAAAAGTCTAAAGAGCTAATAAAAGTATATGAATGTAATTTTGGGCCTTTAACAAATAAGGGTATGAGTAAGTTCCCTTGGCAATATATAAATAGTCCTTGGCCATGGGATGAAAAATTTTGATAAGGAGGTTAGTTTATGTGGGTTTATGAGAAAAAACTGCAATATCCAGTAAGAGTTGATACTTGTAA
This window harbors:
- a CDS encoding spore coat protein CotJB — translated: MNRERKALLMQIMEIDFSLLETSLYLATHPDDEHALRLHNTLAKKSKELIKVYECNFGPLTNKGMSKFPWQYINSPWPWDEKF
- a CDS encoding spore coat associated protein CotJA, encoding MYKDDCKKKPRYISPDCLKPNSRYKLAHAYVPFQTMDKVYCPEDALKRGTLFPELHLPYYIRQDGKKC